Proteins encoded in a region of the Terriglobia bacterium genome:
- a CDS encoding MerR family transcriptional regulator, whose translation MKNSKADKNLYPIRAAAKLTRLSIDTLRAWEKRYAAVQPLRKEGIRFYSEADVERLSLLRQALDSGHSIGQAARLSNKELAGLNSRATESRTAFQSEKPLETILNAISGFDYGGADRELVRLASLMPPRDLIYTVALPLMRIVGEQWHEQRLRIAQEHLVSQLLRNLLSGMLRIYSASNPPAVLMTCTLSGDLHEFGILAAAILSAGAGMGVIHLGPNLPANEIAYAAKRSGANIVLLSITTFEDRSIRDQQLRSVRVNLPSNVEVWVGVNPPNLSLGVRGVHILKDFADLEREIQRLGGKL comes from the coding sequence ATGAAGAATTCGAAGGCTGACAAAAACCTCTATCCGATCCGAGCGGCGGCAAAACTGACGCGATTGAGTATCGACACGCTTCGCGCATGGGAAAAGCGTTACGCCGCGGTGCAGCCTCTGCGGAAAGAAGGCATACGTTTCTACAGCGAGGCCGACGTGGAGCGCCTCTCGTTGTTGCGACAGGCGCTCGACAGCGGCCATTCGATCGGACAGGCCGCGCGTCTTTCCAACAAAGAGCTGGCCGGTCTCAACTCGCGGGCCACGGAGTCCCGCACCGCCTTTCAAAGTGAGAAGCCATTGGAAACCATTCTGAATGCCATCTCCGGCTTCGACTATGGCGGCGCAGATCGGGAACTCGTACGTCTTGCGTCCTTAATGCCGCCGCGCGACCTGATCTATACGGTTGCGCTTCCGTTGATGCGGATTGTCGGCGAACAATGGCATGAGCAACGTCTACGCATCGCCCAGGAACACCTCGTGTCGCAGTTATTGAGGAACCTGCTCTCGGGCATGCTGCGCATCTACTCAGCGTCGAATCCACCTGCCGTCCTAATGACCTGCACGCTAAGCGGCGATCTGCATGAATTCGGAATTCTCGCCGCCGCCATTCTTTCAGCCGGCGCCGGTATGGGCGTCATTCACCTCGGTCCCAATCTACCCGCAAATGAGATAGCTTATGCGGCAAAGCGCTCCGGCGCGAACATTGTGCTTCTCTCTATTACGACTTTTGAAGACCGGTCCATACGCGACCAGCAGTTACGGTCCGTGCGTGTGAACCTCCCCAGCAACGTCGAAGTCTGGGTTGGCGTGAATCCGCCGAATCTCAGTCTCGGGGTCCGGGGCGTTCACATACTCAAGGATTTTGCAGACCTTGAACGGGAAATCCAGCGTCTGGGCGGGAAACTGTGA
- a CDS encoding deoxyribodipyrimidine photolyase, protein MTTREVPPERVYACNPGSVNGAGEYILYWMIASRRRNWNFALQRAVHWAEELRKPLLVLEALSCTYPWASSRFHTALMQGMRDNLQSFEHSGATYYPFIERFPSHGEGLMHTLAESACVVVTDDFPAFEIPRWITAVAVRSRVLVEKVDSNGIFPMRSTDRLFTSAYSFRRFLQAVLRRHLEQFPLPDSLADVELPEGVCPPQIQRRWPAATLMELSSPHAQTATIPVDQSVPTVSSFAAGARAACGRLKTFMERGLPAYIESRTQPEADTSSGLSPYLHFGHISAHQIFRAVTSRSNWTPEKLRGKPTGGREGWWGVPLDTEAFLDQLITWREIGFNMCAHSTNYASYDSLPAWARKTLSEHAADLRPKLYSPGELENARTHDPLWNAAQLQLVQEGRVHNYLRMLWGKKILEWSRSPQDALEIMIHLNNKYALDGRDPNSYSGIFWTLGRYDRPWAPERPIFGKIRYMSSGNTARKMRVRGYVQRYTKE, encoded by the coding sequence ATGACCACCCGTGAAGTTCCACCCGAACGGGTTTACGCGTGTAATCCCGGAAGCGTAAATGGTGCGGGCGAATACATCCTTTACTGGATGATTGCCAGCCGGCGCCGGAACTGGAACTTCGCTCTTCAGCGCGCGGTGCACTGGGCCGAGGAATTGCGGAAGCCGCTGTTGGTGCTTGAGGCTCTAAGCTGTACTTATCCGTGGGCAAGCTCAAGATTTCACACCGCACTGATGCAGGGCATGCGCGACAATCTCCAGAGCTTCGAGCACTCTGGGGCCACTTACTACCCATTCATCGAACGATTTCCTTCACACGGCGAAGGGCTGATGCACACGTTGGCGGAGTCCGCATGCGTCGTGGTAACGGACGATTTTCCGGCATTCGAAATCCCCCGATGGATAACGGCCGTGGCCGTACGTTCCAGGGTGCTGGTCGAAAAAGTGGATTCGAACGGCATTTTTCCGATGCGTTCAACGGATCGCCTGTTCACTTCGGCGTACAGTTTCCGCCGATTCCTTCAAGCGGTATTGCGGCGACACCTGGAACAATTTCCGCTGCCTGACTCCCTGGCAGATGTCGAATTGCCAGAAGGAGTGTGCCCGCCGCAGATCCAGCGGCGCTGGCCCGCAGCGACTTTGATGGAACTCTCTTCACCGCACGCTCAGACGGCCACAATTCCGGTGGACCAATCCGTCCCAACGGTAAGTTCCTTTGCTGCTGGAGCAAGAGCAGCGTGCGGTCGTTTGAAGACCTTCATGGAGCGTGGTCTACCGGCATACATCGAATCTCGCACCCAGCCCGAAGCGGATACTTCCAGCGGCTTATCGCCATACCTCCATTTCGGACACATATCGGCGCACCAGATTTTTCGGGCGGTCACGAGTCGCTCGAATTGGACGCCGGAGAAGTTGCGGGGGAAACCGACGGGAGGCCGTGAAGGTTGGTGGGGCGTTCCTCTGGATACAGAGGCTTTTCTGGATCAACTCATCACATGGCGCGAAATCGGATTCAACATGTGCGCACATTCCACAAACTATGCGAGTTACGATTCACTGCCGGCATGGGCCAGGAAAACTCTCTCCGAGCATGCGGCCGACCTCCGGCCAAAGCTGTATTCGCCCGGCGAACTGGAGAACGCCAGGACCCACGACCCGTTATGGAATGCGGCCCAACTGCAGTTGGTGCAAGAAGGACGGGTTCACAACTACCTCCGAATGCTGTGGGGCAAAAAGATCCTGGAATGGTCGCGTTCGCCCCAGGACGCTCTGGAAATCATGATTCATTTGAACAATAAGTATGCTCTCGACGGCCGAGATCCGAATTCCTACTCCGGCATCTTCTGGACGTTGGGCCGCTATGACCGGCCATGGGCGCCCGAGCGTCCGATTTTCGGGAAGATCCGCTACATGAGCTCCGGCAATACCGCCCGGAAAATGAGGGTGCGCGGTTACGTTCAGCGCTACACCAAGGAATGA
- a CDS encoding SRPBCC family protein — protein sequence MKTEQWMPRQLDELFSFFADAENLEQLTPPWLHFRIVSPAIEIRAGTLIDYRLRVHGIPLKWQSKITGWKPPFRFIDVQTRGPYRAWIHEHTFEASKGGTLMKDRVQYAVVGGALVRKFLVAPDLERIFSFRKVRLECLFGGDH from the coding sequence ATGAAGACCGAGCAATGGATGCCGCGGCAGCTGGATGAATTGTTTTCGTTCTTTGCCGACGCGGAGAACCTGGAACAACTGACACCGCCCTGGCTGCATTTTCGCATTGTGAGTCCTGCAATAGAGATCCGCGCCGGTACGTTGATCGATTACCGGCTGCGGGTTCACGGGATTCCGCTGAAATGGCAGAGCAAAATCACGGGTTGGAAGCCGCCGTTCCGGTTCATCGATGTGCAGACTCGGGGACCCTATCGGGCGTGGATTCACGAACACACGTTTGAAGCCAGCAAAGGCGGGACTTTGATGAAGGATCGGGTTCAATATGCGGTGGTCGGTGGAGCGCTAGTCCGTAAATTTCTGGTGGCTCCAGACCTGGAGAGGATCTTCAGCTTTCGCAAGGTTCGGCTCGAATGCCTTTTTGGGGGCGACCATTGA